Within the Sulfitobacter sp. JL08 genome, the region AGGTCATTTTACGTCAGGTCATAATCGCCGTCGCTTGTATTGGGCAACTGTAGCCGCTCACCATCCGGCAGAAAGAGAATGTCCAGACAGTCGCGGGACACATCTGCGTGCTATCGAGAACGCAGTATGGGGAAAAAGTCGCACCCGCTCCCCCTATAAGAGACAAAAGCCTTCGCTTACACTCAATAGTGGTAGTGACGTATTGAGCAACAAGTTCTTCTGGGTAGGGGTAAGTGAACTGGCGGCTCCCACCGTCCATCCGTTCATGAATCTTGTGAGCGTCACTGCCACCACCTCTTAATTTGCGCAGCCATGGGCAAAAGTCGTAGGCAGATCAAGAATCTTTAAGTCGCAAGGGACTGCTGATGAATCTCAATGTGCTGCTAAGCACGGACGGCGCTGTCACACAAAGAGTTGCTTCGACTGGTGGTACGGAGAGTGAGCAAGCAACCCGTCCCTGATCGCGTCGCATAGCTCGTTCTCGGCGATTATCCGATCCGCAGAAACCTCACAGAAGACGCATTCTGCCTCGCGATACCCATAAGCTTCCGCGACTCCGCGAAAGTCTGCATCGTCAAGGTCACGCTTGTTGATGTTGCACGTGATGCAGAGCGCTTGAAAGTTGCTGAGGTCGTCTTGACCACCCTTGTTGCGCGGAATGATGTGATCGACATGCAGGGCTACCTCTTCCGCAGATGCGCCACATAGTTCGCAACGGTATTTGGCACGTTTCAGAACCTCGTAGCGGATCGACCCAGGGACATACCCCTTAGCGTTAGACCGATGCTGCCAGATGTTGCTGCCCCGGCGTTCAATATAGTCGGCGATCTTCTCTTCACATTCCGCGATCAAGCGGTTTTTGTCTTCTGCTCCAACCTCGCTAAAGTCCTTCAATCGATAGCCACAAACAATATCGACCAGACATGCCACTTGCCAGCGTCTCAGAATGCCTGTTGTTCTCAGACAGATCATGCCAATGTTGCTGCATGAAACCTGAACTTCGCACCCCCGCCGGCACCCCGATATCCAAATTTTGCTTTGGCACAATGCAGTGGGGCGGTAAGGCTGACGCCATTGATAGCCGCGCCATGTTTGATGCGTCACGGGAGGCGGGCATCAATTTCTTTGATACAGCCCATGGGTATACTGGCGGCAAGTCCGAAACCTTGCTTGGCGAATTTGCGGCCACAGATCGAGACAACCTGTTCATCGCCACGAAATGTGCGTCGACCGGCGACTGCAGTCCCGAAGCGATAACGAAGGATGTCGAAGAAAGCCTAACCCGTCTGAATATGGACCGCGTTGACATGCTGTATATGCATCGCTGGTCAGATGACGTTCCGCTCGAAGCGACATATGAGGTGTTGGCTAAAATGGTGGATGCAGGGCGCGTTGGTCACATCGGTGTTTCCAATTATGCGGCTTGGCAGGTGATGAAAGCGGCTCGGGTCGCGGCATCATTGGACCTTAAGATTGAGATGCTGCAACCCATGTACAGCTTGGTCAAACGTCAGGCCGAAGTTGAAATATTGCCTATGTGCGCATCAGAAGGCATCGCCGTTGTGCCATATTCTCCGCTTGGTGGCGGCCTTCTAACTGGCAAATACAGTGTCGGCGATGAGGGGCGACTGACGCATGACCAAATGTACAAGGCGCGCTATGGCCAAAGCTGGATGCATGCTGCTGCAAGCGCTCTTTCTGACGTTGCCAAAGAAATGGGCATTTCCGCCATTACTCTCGCCGTTGCCTGGGTCGCCCACAATCCCAATATCACGGCTCCAATTCTCAGCGCCAGCAAATCCAGCCAACTAAAACCTTCCCTCAACGCAATCGAATATCAGATGGATGATGCAACTTACGCGCGGCTTACCGCACTCACCCCAACACCACCCCCAGCAACAGATCGGTCCGAGGAGATCTGACCTGACGACGGACACTGGCCAAAGTCCGCTTTTAGAAATGTGCTGTAGCGCCGTCGAAATCGGTCAATGTCCGGTGAGGGCCGAATGCGCCAGCTGGCCTGAACGACACGAAGTTCTGCTATCTAGGCTGTTGGTGTTGATAGCATCGTCGACCTCGGGGCAACAATTCATCGCAGGCTTAAGAAATGTGAGCTTACTCGTACGAGCTAGAAGGTCTCCTATTTTCTCCTACCAAGCGTCAAATAGCATTGAATATCCCGATATTGCGTCACATGTGGTCGTGTCGGCAAATTCGGCTAATCTGGGCAAATCTGAATGACCAAAGGTTCCATAAATGCGACTGGCTACGTTCAACGTACAAAATCTAAGACTGCGCCAGAGGCAGGGGAACCTCGTTCTTGATGGCGCGATGGATCAGGATTTTGACGACCAGCCTCGATTGGTCGAACAGGATATTGCTGACCGGCACATGACTGCAAAGGTCATTGCGGAAGCAAAGGCCGATATTGTTGCTTTGCAGGAAGTATTCGATGCAGAGACCCTTGAGTTCTTTTACACGCACTTTCTGCTTCCGGCCGGGTCGCCTGCCTACCCCACCCGTATTTGTCTACCAGGAAATGACGGGCGCGGTCTCGACGTGGCGGTGCTCTCGAAAATGGAACCGCTAAGAGTCAAAAGCCACGCGGACCTCACTGGAGCGGACCTAGGGCTAATAGATTTACCTGAAGAGCTTCGGGATCATCCGCTTTTTCGCCGCGATTGCCTCGAATTGGACTTTAATACCTTCACATTGTTTGTCTGCCATTTCAAAGCGCCCTATCCGGATGAAGGTAAGGCGCAGATTGTGCGTGAGGCCGAGGCGCGCGCTGTAAGAACTATCGTCGAGAACCGCTTTCCAAAGCCTGAAACCGAACGCTGGATGATTGTAGGAGACTTTAATGAGTCGTCGATGGGCAACGAAAATAAAACGACGGCGCTCACACCGTTAAAGCAGGGCTTTTCAGAGGATATTCTGGATCGTCTGCCACTCGGCACAGATTGGACCTTCGAAGTGCCGGACACGTATATTCACTCACGACCAGACCGCATTTTTCTGTCCACACGATTGGCAAGGGAGTATCCGCAAACTGTTCCCCAGATCGTACGAACAGGAATGACCCGATACTTCTATGAACTCGGCTCTATGGCTGTTCATGACGAATTGAAAAATCATAGCCACGCCAGCGACCATGCCCTCGTCTACGCGGACTTTCCGCTTCTCTAATCAGCGAAACTTTTTTGCTCGCTCATAATCAGATTTCAGTAATTGTAGGGCTTCAACCTGCTTGCCACAGCATGGCTCCGCCCGAGTCAAGCTCCATTCTTTGACCGAGGTCATGGAACCTCTATAGCGCAGCATATAGGGATCAAATGGCCGTGTCCTCGCGCTAAAGGTCTAGCTCGAAAAGGTTAAAAAGTTTGATTGGGTTAGTCAGTCCGCGCTCCTCGTAGGAACCACACGCCGTAAATGAATCTGGGCTTGCTTCGGGAAGCGGAGGTTGCAAGAGATCGTGAGAGACAGGCATTTGAAGGCCGCCTAATCCGGATCGCAGAAACAATAGTGTTGCGGTTCGCGCCAACTCGCGTTCAACTGTCTGTGTCATGGCCCAAACAACTTTGACCACCCAGAACAGCGATGCAGGCACTGTGCTGCATTTGCAGGGTCGCCTTGTGACGGCGGCACTGGCCTCAGTCGAACGTCAATTCGCAGAGTTTTCTGCGGCCTCTGGGCCGGTCACGGTGGATTTGTCTGATCTTGAAGCGTTGGACACGGGCGGCGCATGGATGATCGCGACACTTCAGGCGCGTTTGGCCCGCGACGGCGTCGCGATTGAGATTGCAGGCTGTTCCGAAGCGCGCAGGGAATTGATCGAAACGGTGACCCGGGCCTTGCCTGATACAGAAGGCGAAGAAGCGCCCCCACGTGGGTTTTTGCCATGGTTGGAACGGCTTGGACACAGCACATCCCAGTTTGGCAAGGCTGCGCTTTCCCTTTTGAACTTCGTAGGTCTCGTGTTGCATCGCTTGATGGGTACTGTCCTGCGGCCCTGGCGGCTGCGGGCCACGGCGCTGGTCAGCCAGATGCAAGAGGTCGGTTTGAATGCGGTTCCGATCATTGCTCTGATGGGTTTTCTGATTGGCGTGGTGCTGGCGTTTCAGGGGGCAGTGCAGTTGCGCCAGTTCGGCGCCGAGGTTTTTGTTGTCGATCTGATCGCGGTTTCGGTGCTGCGAGAATTGGGCATATTGCTGACAGCGATAATCGTGGCGGGGCGGTCTGGGTCGGCATTCACGGCCTCGATTGGTTCAATGAAGGTCCACGAGGAAATCGATGCCATGCGCACGCTGGGCCTTGACCCGATCGAAGTGCTGGTTCTACCGCGCGTGATCGCGCTTATCTTGATGCTACCCATACTGGGGCTGATCGCTAATGTTTTTGCTCTGTTCGGTGGCATTCTTATGGCCTGGATCGAACTGGGAATCAGTCCGGGCATGTTCGTAACGCGTTTTGTCGAGAACACGGATGTCTGGCATCTGGCTGTGGGTCTGATCAAAGCGCCGTTTTTTGCCTTCGTGATCAGCATTGTTGGCTGTTGGCAGGCGATGCAGGTGGGTGGTTCCGCCGAAAGCGTGGGTCAACGCACCACTGCATCCGTCGTTCAGTCGATCTTTCTGGTGATCGTCGTGGATGCGGGTTTTTCCGTATTTTTTCCGGAGATCGGCATATGAAGGACATTGCGACCAATCAGCCGATCATTGAAAAGCCCGCTGCGCGGGAAGCAGTTATCACCGTGAGCGGTTTACGGACCCAGTTCGGCCCGCAGATCGTGCATCAGGATCTCGACCTTGATGTCTGGAAGGGCGAGGTGCTGGGAGTCGTCGGCGGGTCCGGTACCGGAAAATCCGTATTGCTGCGCACGATAGTGGGACTTAACCGTCCAACGGCCGGAGACATCAGGGTGTTGGGGGTGGATGTCGTCAATGGTCCTGAAAAGGATCGCCGCGCGGTGGAACGACGTTGGGGTGTGGCGTTTCAGGACGGTGCCCTATTTTCATCGCTCACCGTGTTGCAAAACGTGATGGCGCCGATGCGCGAGCACCTCAACCTGTCTCACGGGCTGATGAAATCGCTTGGAGAGCTGAAGATAAGCCTCGTTGGATTGCCGCCCCTCAGTTGCGGCAAGTTTCCGTCCGAATTGTCCGGGGGTATGCGTAAACGTGCTGCGCTAGCCCGTGCATTGGCATTGGATCCTGAAATCGTCTTTCTGGATGAACCGACGGCCGGGCTCGATCCGATCGGAGCCTCAGCTTATGACGAGTTGATCAAGGATTTGCAGGCTTCGCTGGGATTGACCGTATTCATGGTGACGCATGACCTCGACAGTTTGTATGCGATCTGCGACCGTGTAGCGGTGATCGCTGAAAAACGCGTGCTGGTCGAGGGGCCGGTTAGCGAGATGAGTTCCGTCGATCATCCCTGGATCAGGGAATATTTTACCGGTCCGCGCGCCCGCGCGGCGCAAGACAAACGCTGAGAGGCGCGGCCAATCTATGGAAACCAAAGCCAGTTTTGTTCTGATCGGTGCTTTTACGCTTGCGGGCATCCTTGCGAGCTTCGGCTTTCTTCTGTGGCTGGCCAAGGTCGAAGTTGACCGGCAATACGCCTATTATGATGTGCTTTTCGACAGTGTTTCCGGGCTCAGCGATGCGGGCGATGTGCGTTACAACGGGTTGCCTGTCGGTCAGGTGGTTGCTCTAAACCTTGATCCCGATGATCCGTCAAGGGTGCGCGTGCGGCTGGAAGTGGGCGCAGATACGCCCGTAAAAACCGATACTATCGCCACCTTGCAATCGCAGGGCGTGACTGGCGTTAGCTTTGTGTCCTTGTCGGGTGGATCACCTGAGGCGGAGCGGGCAGAACAGGGCAGTGTGATCCGTTCGGAATCCAGCGCCTTGCAGTCCGTTCTGGAGGGCGCGCCGGTGCTTTTGCAAAAAGCGGTGCTGCTGCTTGAAGACATTAACAGTGTCGTAAACGAGAAAAACCGAACCGCGACCAGCCAGATCCTTGAAAACCTTGCCTCTGCCACTGGACGGATGGATCGCGCGCTGGAGAATTTCGAAACCTTGTCGGGCGACTTGGGCCTGGCGTCACGTGAAATTGCCGGTTTTGTCGGGCGACTGGACGAACTGGCGGAAACAACTGAAACCGCTTTGTTGGCGGCGACGGATACGCTGCAGACCGCCAAAAGTTCGCTCGAGAATGCCGACACAATGATAGCGTCGGCGAAAACGACACTGGGCACAATGGATGAGACATTCATCTCTGTCAGAACACTGGTTGATGGCGACCTTGGCGATCTCGTCCGTCAGGGTACTGCAACAGCGGAACAGGTCGGGGAGGTGCTGACGAGGGTGGAGCCGGTACTCACCACGACTTTGGATACGGCCACGACCGCGCTCGGCAGCGCGGAGCAGACGTTTGCTGCGGCCAACAAGGTTATTAGTGAAGACCTGGATGGCATCCTCACGGACACGCGCAAAGCAGTGACAGTCTTCACGACCACCATAGAAGACGCGACGGGTGACATTACCCTCATTTCACAAGAGGTGCTGAAAGCGTCGCGGTCCGCCTCCAGTTTTGCCAACACGCTTGAAGTCATCCTTGCGCAGAACCGCCGCCAAGTTTCTGATTTTTTGCGGGTCGGCCTGCCGGAGTTTCTGCGTCTGATGGAAGAGGCGCGGCTTTTGGTGAGCATCATGGAACGGTTTGTCGACCGTGCCCAACGTGATCCCGCACGCTTTATTCTAGGGACCCAAGGATCGGAGTTCAAACGTTGACCCTATCTGCTTTTCGCGCTTTGGCCTTTTGCAGCGTGGCCTGTGTGCTGACGGGTTGCGCCGGTTTGGCCACCCTGACGACAGCAACAACGCCCACCGACCTGTATCTTTTGACACCCAAAAGCACATTCGATGCCTCCCTGCCACGGCTCAGGCAGCAGATCGTCGTGGGCGAACCGACAGCGACTGCCGCTGTCAGCACCGACCGGATTGCGGTGATGCCCACATCGTTACAGGTCGAATACCTGCCGGGCGCGCGCTGGGTGGATCTGGCGCCGGTGATCATTCAGGCGCTTCTGATCGAGAGCTATGAAAATACCGGCAAAGTCGATGCCGTTGGCAGGTCGGCCATTGGTTTGCGCGCAGACTATCTGATTGTCACGGATGTACGCGAGTTTCAGGCTCGGGTGCCGCCGAATGCGCCACCTGAAAGCCTTTTGGAAGTGCAGGTGCGTTTGAATATCAAGGTGATTGACGCCGATCTCGATCAGATCATCGCTTCGCGTTCCTTTGAAAAAATTGTTCCCGCTAAAAGCGATGCGGCCGCAGACATCACCGAGGCCTTTGATGATGCTCTGGGCAGCACAATGCGCGATAGCATAGAATGGAGCATCAGAAAGATGCATTCCGATTCCGTATCAAAGGCAGCACCCGCCACCGACTGATAGATTGTGAGGGGTGCTTGCGATCTGGCCGCCGACGCAGTGTATCCTTGAAATACCCCTCGAACCTAAGCCCGTAAGACTCTATGAGACCCGCCGCCGCCCGCTGTGTCGTACCCTTGGGAATAACGCTCGCCTCCCACTGCCGTCGAAGAACCTCCAGACGGACCTCGCACAGCAAGTTTCGGAGGAACGGCGTCGGGTGCCCCTCGTACGGCTGGGACGCCGAGTGTGTCAGTAAGTTTTCCAACTGTCTTTCCTTTATTACCAAAATTAGCCCCCATTGCCGGGACCGGCCCGGCTGTGCCAAACGATCTTTAACGGCGCGTCCTGCGTTCTTAACCCCTTTCACGACGTGCGCCAGTTCAGGGATTTGCATCGACATCGTCTCGACCCACGGCACTTCCACCGCCATCGCGCCCAGATCGCGCGCCATGCGGTCAGCGTTGCCCTCCCCCTGTAGAGGGGCCGTCACGTCTGCCAATACACCTCGGGCCAGAAAATCAGCCATTCCTTCGCCGTCTCGTGCGTACGGCGCGCGTCGCCGTGGGTCTTCGCGCGCTCGGTAATAACGCACTGCACGTCGCTCAAAATATCGATGGCTTCCCTCATGTCATTTCCTCCTCTGCGCAAGTTCAGCACCGATGGCGATCATGCGATCCACCAGTTGCTGCGTCGACAGGTCAGCCAGCGCGCGCACCTCCTTAAACATCCCAAACATACTAAACTCTAAATATCTTGTTCAAAAAATTGCCTACAAATTTGTTTGTACCAAATGATTAAAGATAAGCGTGTAATCAGGCGTTGATGCAGGTCAAACCCAACTATTCAAAGCATGATGAGAACAGTTCTGCATTCTGAAAATCGAAAAAAAAATCCAGCGCAGATAGGCCACGCTTCCACGGCCCTACCCAAAAGCTCGAGGGTGGGGGGCCTCGGCTCAGGGTATTTTGCAGTTTAGAACAATCCTATCCTGATCTAGTCACTTGCTCGTGCGTTTAGTCTTCGGTGGACGGACATTCGACTAACGCCCATTCGCTCCGAAATCGCACTTGGCCCAAGGCCTTCATCGCGCAGGGCAGTCACCCGCTCCCGATCAATTCGACGCTTCCCGCCCTTGTAGACTCCCTTCTGTCGAGCTTTTGCAATGCCGTCAGCCTGTCGTTTGCGAATAAGGGCAAGTTCAAATTCGGCGAACGCACCCATCATGTGTAATTGAAGCTTTTGCGAAGGGATCATCCCCGTTCGTAACGTATGTCATTATGGGTAAACCTTGCGTGACGCACCGGGAGTGAACACTTAGTGCGTCACTTAGGGTTATATTTGATTTATTGACATAAATGGTTCAACAGTTTAAGACCCTAAATGAACAAATGGAGTGTTCCTTATGGCTGTCTATGGTTACGCAAGAGTGTCGTCTTTGTCTCAAAGCACTGAGGTGCAAGAACAGTTGCTCAAAGGTGCTGGGTGTTCTGTAATTCGAACTGAAAAGGTGTCAGGGAAAACCAGAGAAGGACGGGACGAACTGGCGAACTTGATGGATTTCATTGCCGAAGGTGACCAGTTGGTTGTCTGCAAGCTTGATCGTCTAGGCAGAAGCACACGAGACGTGCTCAATCTCGTACATGAGTTAGAGCAGAAAGGTGCATCACTACGTGTCCTTGAACCTGAGATAGACACCAGTGGGCCAATGGGAAAAATGATACTCACGGTTCTTGGAATGGTTGGCGAGATGGAACTCAACCACCTCAAGGAACGGCAGAAAGCAGGGATTGAAGCAGCTAAAGCCAAGGGTGTCTACAAAGGTCGTCCTGTCCGTCTGGATCACAAGAAGATCAGGGAAATGGCATCAGAGGGAATGAAGGTGTCAGCCATTGCCGGGCAAATAGGGTGTTCAAGAGGGGCTATCTATAAAATTCTAGGGGATTGAGGCAACAGACCGCACCGCCAGCACCATTCATACGACAGACAGTCCATCCTCGAACATCCGGTAGGCCGCCTTCCTCTTGTGCGCCTAGCTCGTAGTGTGGGTTTGCTTTTGAAATCAAATCGGCACAGAGTGAATGCTATTAAGGGAGTATACTTGTGCGGCTTCGACTTATCTTAGCGACCATCATACTGGCCGGCCCAGCCTCGGCACAGAACATCGAAATGCAGAATGGGGAAAACCTTTTTCTGTACTTTTGTGCCGAGTGTCATGGAAGGGATGCAGAAAGCATTGGCCCAATGGCAGAAATGCTGGCCGTCGAACCGCCGCGACTTACGACACTTAGCGAACGTAACGGCGGAGAGTTTCCGACAGAAACTGTTGCCATGCAGATCGATGGTCGCATGAACATTGGCAGCCACGGCGATATGCCGGTTTTCGGTCCGTATCTGGAAACCATCCAGTCAGTAGCTATCAAACTACCAAGCGGGCAGACAATGATGGTGACGCAGAACCTTGCTCACCTGATTGCATATCTGAAGGGTGTTCAGAACGAATTAAAATAGTCGGCTTGGCTCAAAGTGCGCAACCTCGCAGTTGGGAGCCAGTCCGTACATCACTGATCCGCACGTCTCGCGGCTCACCGGATCGTCTAGATCATTGATAGTCTCCTTGGCACGAAGCCGACCCGGACACTGTCAAAGCGGACTTTCGCTGCGGCAAGTGTGAATGACTGCTGAGCGGGACTTTTCTGCCATTCGAGTCGATCAAGGCATCTGGCGCTTTCGACCCAGAGCCGACCTTGATCGTGCGCATAGATTGCTGCGGGGGCAAGGAGCGAAGGCGCTGCCAAGATGAGAACGTACAAAAAATGACACCAAAAGCGACCAAGAGAGGCGCGCGCCTTAGGCGGTCCAAGAGGCTACTCGAGTTCTCTTTTTCAGTCACTTGTCAGGTTCCCTGGCTGGTCCAATTTCATACGCGCTGCCGCCACCCTACCGGGTATCAAATCGGCCTTCCAAGCGTCCCAATCACCCCCGGCGCCCATATAGCCGGAATAGACCTTTGCGATGAGATTTGGATCAGCGGAAATCTCTTGCCACGAAAGCATTGATAGCTGGGGATGCTTCTGACGCAAACGCTCCAGAAGAACAGCGGCGCCCCAATCCGCCAAACCTGGTTGCTCCGCAAGATACACGTAGAGCCAGTGAAAGTCCGCAAGGGGACTGCTTTGCAGTTCGAGATACCCATTTTGAAGCGCCCAAGGGATAACCTCATCTAGAGTATGTCCCTTAAGGCGAAATGGCCCAACTGAAAAATCAAACCGGTAGACAAGTGATGGGGCCAAGAACGCAGCGACATCTTGCCCATTTTCGATCAGACGGCGGAGCGCAGGTTGTTGGGCATAGAAATCACTTTCTGCCTGGCGAACTGCCAATAAGACTTCAGATGATACAGATGGCGTCACGATTGAGAAATCGACCTTCGCGAGGGCGTTCACGCGACTAACAAGGAATAAAGTTGTCCCCAACGCTCCGACAAGAATGCCTAGCAGGCCACCTATAAAAAGCTTTGCCAAAGTGCAGCCCTTTCGCTTGAGTTGAACACAAAGCCGTAGTGCCGGAGGCATGTGTGACAGATAAAAAGCGGCTTAAGACCCCGCTCCTCATAGTTTGGACAATTTTGCGCTTTGAGCAATCTGCTATCTGCCGGCACTGTCCAGTCTAGGTTTCGTCTTTTCTCCACCAGCCCATGATTGGAGGCACGCCAACTAGAACGGAATGACGGCATCAAAGGTTGTGGAAACGGCACAGCCGGCATTCAAAAGTTGTGCAGCATTATGCACTTTGGGCTCGATGCAGTCATTCGAGTGTTTTTCTCTGATGACCGGTTAGTCGTATTAAGCGGCCGTTCACGACTGGAAATTCAAAATTTTGGTTCTGAACGACTGCTTATACCGGCACCAGACGTTCGCTGCACTCTGTATTAATGACCGCCTTGCGGGACGGAGCCGCCACTCGATCAGGACCAGAGTACTTCTCGATTTTTGGGTTGGGTTGAGAATGCAATGATATAGTGCGATTGTAGTCGTCGCTGAATGTAAGGAGTAACCTCATGAAGCGTCGTCTCGCCGTCATCTTGATGGCTGATATGGTAGACTATTCTGTTGCCATGGACACAAATCAAGGTGCGGCGATTGAACTGATACGCGAACTTCGTAACAAGTGGTTGGAACCAGAAGTGCTTCGACGAAATGGCGAAGTGCTTAAGCGTTTGGGAGACGGTTGGATAATCGTTTTTCCGGCGATTACTGACGCCATTGAAGCTGCTCAAACCGTGCAACTAACTCTTTCCGCCCACCAATTGATAAAATTAAGGATCGCGTTACATCTCGGAGAGATTGTGGAAGATGATGCTGACCTCTACGGAAACGGGATCAACATCACGGCACGATTGCAGACCGAAGCGCCACCTGGCGGCGTCATGATATCTGAAGACTTGCACCGGCAATTGGATACATCTCTTGCGGAAACGTTCACACAGTCAGGAAATTTCCAACTCAAGAATATTTCGCGAGAGATAATCGCATTTCAGTGGCGTCCCAACATTCATCGTTCCGATGATGGGTATGATATTCCGACAATTATAGTGAACGATATAGCGTTTAATGCAGGCAATTCGCAGACTCAGGACGCTGCCGTGGATTTGCGCGATCAACTTGTTGACGGCCTTTCCCGCAGAACCGGAGTACGAGTTACTTCGCTAGGGAGACAAGAAGGTAAAGATCCGACCTATACTTTGCACGGCCGCCTGCGACTGAGCAAGACAACAGCAAAGATAAGTCTTTCACTTGTTTTGAACCAAACTGGAAAAGTTCTGTGGTCGGATAACTACCAGACTCCGACGGACGACCTTTTTGATTTGGTAGATTCGGCTGCAAGCCGTGCGAACAGCTCACTGAGAAGTATTATCAATGCACGAGATGGGGAACGCATCGCGAAACTGCCGGAGAATGCCCTGAGCGCGTCCGAACTTAGAGCACGCGCAGCTCACGAGTTTTATGCATTTACAGAAGAGGGCTACAAAAATTCTGTCAGACTTCTCAATCGGTCACTAAGGCTTTCTCCGGATAATTCAATGAGCCTTGCTATGTGGGCTTATGCAAAGACGTGGCTTCTGCGGATGCGCTATCGGGAATTTGACCCAGTGCTTGTTGAGGAAATTTCTACTTGTGCCGATGCTGCTGTAGCATTGAACTCGCAAAGCGACTTCGCGTGTAAAGTTCGTTGCGAAGTCCAGCTGCATTTATTCGCCGACACGGAAACAGCAAAGCAGGCAGCGGCAAGGGTCGCCAAGCTTAATCCCAACTACGGTCTTCTCAAAATATGCAGAGCCGAAATCGCGCTTGCTGAAGGGGAATGGAACGAAGTTCGGGCTGAAACCTCCAGTTTCTTTGAGTTTCATTCACCTGATCCGGATGAACCATATGTATGCTATCTGCGCGCCGCTGCTGAATTCTTTGACGGGGATTACTGCGCGGCAATTTCTTGGATTAAGCAGGCCATCGAACAATACCCAACGTCAAGAATCTATCATCTGTTTCTTTCAGAAATCTTTTTCGCCACAGGTGACGAAGTCGCACAGCAAGAAACTATCTTGCGCGCTAACAAGTTGCCGGACCGCCCAGAAGTGTTGGCTCCAATTCTTACGTTGCCTGATCAGCACCGATGGCTGATGAAAGCCGTGGCACCATCCCTAAAACATTAGACGATTCAGTGGTGCTAACAGTTAAGCAGACCGCCTTAACCTATTTCCAGAACAGGATCGCCACCATCCCAGGCTCCTTTGCTGGAAACGATCCGAGCACGAGTAAACGAACTCCGATCAAAATGCCCCTTTTCATGTTGATAGTCCATCTGGTCACGGTGATGACCGGGCTTATATGCTGCTTGCATCATTGCCGCATCGCTTCGCCAGATCGAAACCGTTATGCCGTCATGAGCATCAACACCGGCTCCGCTGAATACCGCTCTGCGGATATTGTCGGGAAGCGTTCCGTAATACTCCTGCACATTGTCGACTTCGCGCAAGAAATTCGCAATGCGAGGGAGGTCATCTGGCCCGGGGTTGTCATATCCGGCTGATGTGAAGACCGCCAAAACACCACCGGGATCGGCAGGCGCTGTAATGAAGGAGGAGTCTTCCTTTACCGTGCCTCGCCAATTGACCTTGCCCCGATGTGAATACGGCACGACCAACGCATGGTAGGCTTCGACAGTGTCACCAAGAAACGAAAGATGATCTTCCGGACTTTCAAAAACCTCCTCTGCATCGCGATGAGAAGAGTAGATACCAAACCCGCCCCATTCTTCTGATATGTTTGTTCGCATGCCTTCGGAGTTGACTGGCGAGGCGGGATAAAACCTCCAAGATTCCGCAAGCTTCGG harbors:
- a CDS encoding aldo/keto reductase → MKPELRTPAGTPISKFCFGTMQWGGKADAIDSRAMFDASREAGINFFDTAHGYTGGKSETLLGEFAATDRDNLFIATKCASTGDCSPEAITKDVEESLTRLNMDRVDMLYMHRWSDDVPLEATYEVLAKMVDAGRVGHIGVSNYAAWQVMKAARVAASLDLKIEMLQPMYSLVKRQAEVEILPMCASEGIAVVPYSPLGGGLLTGKYSVGDEGRLTHDQMYKARYGQSWMHAAASALSDVAKEMGISAITLAVAWVAHNPNITAPILSASKSSQLKPSLNAIEYQMDDATYARLTALTPTPPPATDRSEEI
- a CDS encoding ABC transporter ATP-binding protein, which gives rise to MKDIATNQPIIEKPAAREAVITVSGLRTQFGPQIVHQDLDLDVWKGEVLGVVGGSGTGKSVLLRTIVGLNRPTAGDIRVLGVDVVNGPEKDRRAVERRWGVAFQDGALFSSLTVLQNVMAPMREHLNLSHGLMKSLGELKISLVGLPPLSCGKFPSELSGGMRKRAALARALALDPEIVFLDEPTAGLDPIGASAYDELIKDLQASLGLTVFMVTHDLDSLYAICDRVAVIAEKRVLVEGPVSEMSSVDHPWIREYFTGPRARAAQDKR
- a CDS encoding HNH endonuclease: MICLRTTGILRRWQVACLVDIVCGYRLKDFSEVGAEDKNRLIAECEEKIADYIERRGSNIWQHRSNAKGYVPGSIRYEVLKRAKYRCELCGASAEEVALHVDHIIPRNKGGQDDLSNFQALCITCNINKRDLDDADFRGVAEAYGYREAECVFCEVSADRIIAENELCDAIRDGLLAHSPYHQSKQLFV
- a CDS encoding ABC transporter permease — encoded protein: MAQTTLTTQNSDAGTVLHLQGRLVTAALASVERQFAEFSAASGPVTVDLSDLEALDTGGAWMIATLQARLARDGVAIEIAGCSEARRELIETVTRALPDTEGEEAPPRGFLPWLERLGHSTSQFGKAALSLLNFVGLVLHRLMGTVLRPWRLRATALVSQMQEVGLNAVPIIALMGFLIGVVLAFQGAVQLRQFGAEVFVVDLIAVSVLRELGILLTAIIVAGRSGSAFTASIGSMKVHEEIDAMRTLGLDPIEVLVLPRVIALILMLPILGLIANVFALFGGILMAWIELGISPGMFVTRFVENTDVWHLAVGLIKAPFFAFVISIVGCWQAMQVGGSAESVGQRTTASVVQSIFLVIVVDAGFSVFFPEIGI
- a CDS encoding endonuclease/exonuclease/phosphatase family protein — translated: MRLATFNVQNLRLRQRQGNLVLDGAMDQDFDDQPRLVEQDIADRHMTAKVIAEAKADIVALQEVFDAETLEFFYTHFLLPAGSPAYPTRICLPGNDGRGLDVAVLSKMEPLRVKSHADLTGADLGLIDLPEELRDHPLFRRDCLELDFNTFTLFVCHFKAPYPDEGKAQIVREAEARAVRTIVENRFPKPETERWMIVGDFNESSMGNENKTTALTPLKQGFSEDILDRLPLGTDWTFEVPDTYIHSRPDRIFLSTRLAREYPQTVPQIVRTGMTRYFYELGSMAVHDELKNHSHASDHALVYADFPLL
- a CDS encoding MlaD family protein — its product is METKASFVLIGAFTLAGILASFGFLLWLAKVEVDRQYAYYDVLFDSVSGLSDAGDVRYNGLPVGQVVALNLDPDDPSRVRVRLEVGADTPVKTDTIATLQSQGVTGVSFVSLSGGSPEAERAEQGSVIRSESSALQSVLEGAPVLLQKAVLLLEDINSVVNEKNRTATSQILENLASATGRMDRALENFETLSGDLGLASREIAGFVGRLDELAETTETALLAATDTLQTAKSSLENADTMIASAKTTLGTMDETFISVRTLVDGDLGDLVRQGTATAEQVGEVLTRVEPVLTTTLDTATTALGSAEQTFAAANKVISEDLDGILTDTRKAVTVFTTTIEDATGDITLISQEVLKASRSASSFANTLEVILAQNRRQVSDFLRVGLPEFLRLMEEARLLVSIMERFVDRAQRDPARFILGTQGSEFKR